The DNA sequence GGACGCTACGGCCCGGGGAGCAATTTCCGGACCAGCCCGTACTTGGCAAAGGAGACTTAACAATACACAGTATTGTAAAGTCTCCTTTTTTTATTGGAGGAACAAATGGCAAGGTTGATAAATATTCTGAAATATTTAGCGCCGGCAGCATTAATCCTTATCCAGTGTAATACTACCCCTGCATCTGAAGTCATCGACCCATCAAAAATATTTAAAGGCCATGACAGCTGGGTCAATGATATTTCTGCCTATAACAATACCCTTTATTCCGTTAGTAATGACGGCTCTCTCATTGAGTGGGACTTAAAAAGCGGCAAGATCAGGAACCGCATTTTTCTGGACAAAGTCAAGATGCTTGTGAGGGAGGTCGTTCCTCACATTTATACCATTTCCATAAACAAGGCAGGCAAGCTTTACGGAATCACCTCCAGTGACGGCTATCTGCGTATCCGGGAGAGGTCAAGTCATGAAGAGCTGTGGAAGTATAAAATTGAAATGGAAAATGCCTACAGCCTCGCCTTCGTAAATGATCATGCCTTGCTCATCGGTGATATTTCAGGAACGGTGACAGGTGTCGATATAAAGAAGAAAAAAGCCCTTTATGAAATTCATGCCCATGTGGATGCCATCAATGAAATAAGCCTTGCCCCTGATGGTAAAAGCTTTGCCACCGTCAGTAATGACAGCCTCATAAGGATCTGGGAATCCTCGACAGGCAAGCGAATTAAAACCATTAAAGGGCATAAAGATTCAATATTATCAGTCGATTTTTCCCCTGATGGAACAATGCTCCTTACCGGAAGCAGGGACAGGACAGTCCGGCTTTGGGATGTTGAAGAAGGAGATGCCACGCTGCTGCACAACGATTTTTCTTATATCAATGAAGTTGCTTTTTCTCCTGATGGGAAGCGGGTTGCCTATCAGGACAATATTAATAATGTGACGATTAAGTCTGTTGATACCGATAAAATTCTCTACAGGCTTGAAGGGCACGAGGCAAATGTAAAAAAAATTCTATTTTTGGGAGGTGCTGAAAAGATAATAACCTGCAGTTCAGATTCAAATATCATCATTTGGAATACAGGAGGTAGTAAATGAATATTTCCGGTGTCATTGTATTTACGAAATCGGGGGAAGTCGATGCAGTTGCTTCCAGGCTTGGTGAGATGGAAGGCGTAGAAGTTTATGAAGCCTTTCCAAGGGAAGGTAAAATTATCGTCCTAATGGAAGGTGAAAACACACAAAAGGAGGTGAAAAAGTTCAAGGAAATTCATAATGTGCCGGGCGTTCTCTCCGTTACCATGGCCTATCATCATTTTGAAGATGAGGCTGAAAAGAGAGCGGCGGGCAGCGCCAACGAGAAGTTGGAAAATT is a window from the Deltaproteobacteria bacterium genome containing:
- a CDS encoding WD40 repeat domain-containing protein; amino-acid sequence: MARLINILKYLAPAALILIQCNTTPASEVIDPSKIFKGHDSWVNDISAYNNTLYSVSNDGSLIEWDLKSGKIRNRIFLDKVKMLVREVVPHIYTISINKAGKLYGITSSDGYLRIRERSSHEELWKYKIEMENAYSLAFVNDHALLIGDISGTVTGVDIKKKKALYEIHAHVDAINEISLAPDGKSFATVSNDSLIRIWESSTGKRIKTIKGHKDSILSVDFSPDGTMLLTGSRDRTVRLWDVEEGDATLLHNDFSYINEVAFSPDGKRVAYQDNINNVTIKSVDTDKILYRLEGHEANVKKILFLGGAEKIITCSSDSNIIIWNTGGSK
- a CDS encoding chaperone NapD, with protein sequence MNISGVIVFTKSGEVDAVASRLGEMEGVEVYEAFPREGKIIVLMEGENTQKEVKKFKEIHNVPGVLSVTMAYHHFEDEAEKRAAGSANEKLENLVP